One genomic region from Gemmatimonadales bacterium encodes:
- a CDS encoding fumarate reductase/succinate dehydrogenase flavoprotein subunit, whose amino-acid sequence MAEVETFTHDVLVIGAGGAGLRAAIEAAARGARVGMVTKSLLGKAHTVMAEGGVAAALANVDDRDNWRVHFADTMRGGQYLNNWRMAELHAREAPDRVRELEAWGAVFDRTADGRILQRNFGGHRYPRLAHVGDRTGLEMIRTLQDHAIHRGIDVHMEVTIVTLLTDGRRVTGAFAYDRERGRFKLFEARAVVLATGGVGRAFSVTSNSWEYTGDGLALAYRAGAALQDMEFVQFHPTGMVWPPSVKGLLVTEGVRGEGGVLRNSEGRRFMFDDIPENYRSQTADNPDEGWRYVQGDKSARRPPELLTRDHVARCIMREVRAGRGSPHGGVYLDIAWIKEKIPNAADHIKKKLPSMYHQFKQLADIDITKEAMEIGPTTHYMMGGIRVDGDTQMTTVDGLFAAGECAAGLHGANRLGGNSLSDLLVFGKRAGEHAAAFAAQHQPARIDPAAVEAASGTALAPFGRSGGEQPYQVQHELQGMMQQLVGIVRREDDLRDALDRLGALRERSEAVSVPGNREYNPGWHTALDLPNLLTVSEAIARAALERRESRGGHFRDDYPEKDPAAAGYNILVSRGADGTMQLTRQPVPPVPVELQQIIEEQKS is encoded by the coding sequence ATGGCCGAGGTCGAGACCTTCACGCACGACGTCCTGGTGATCGGCGCCGGCGGCGCCGGGCTGCGCGCCGCGATCGAAGCGGCGGCGCGTGGCGCGCGCGTCGGCATGGTGACCAAGTCGCTGCTCGGCAAGGCGCACACGGTGATGGCGGAAGGGGGCGTCGCGGCGGCGCTCGCCAACGTCGATGATCGCGACAACTGGCGGGTGCACTTCGCCGACACGATGCGCGGCGGACAGTATCTCAACAACTGGCGGATGGCGGAGCTTCACGCCAGGGAAGCGCCCGATCGCGTACGGGAGCTCGAAGCATGGGGCGCGGTCTTCGACCGGACCGCCGATGGACGGATTCTCCAGCGCAACTTCGGCGGACATCGCTATCCGCGCCTGGCGCATGTCGGCGACCGCACCGGGCTGGAGATGATCCGCACGCTGCAGGATCACGCCATCCATCGCGGCATCGACGTCCACATGGAAGTGACGATCGTCACGCTGCTCACCGACGGCCGCCGCGTGACCGGGGCGTTCGCCTACGATCGCGAGCGCGGCCGATTCAAGCTCTTCGAGGCGCGCGCCGTGGTGCTTGCAACCGGCGGCGTGGGCCGGGCCTTCAGCGTGACGAGCAACAGCTGGGAATACACCGGCGACGGGCTGGCGCTCGCGTACCGCGCCGGCGCCGCGCTGCAGGACATGGAGTTCGTGCAATTCCACCCGACCGGGATGGTGTGGCCGCCGAGCGTGAAGGGATTGCTGGTAACCGAGGGCGTCCGGGGCGAGGGCGGCGTGCTGCGCAACAGCGAGGGGCGCCGGTTCATGTTCGACGACATCCCCGAGAACTATCGCAGCCAGACTGCCGACAATCCCGACGAGGGATGGCGCTATGTCCAGGGCGACAAGAGCGCACGGCGTCCGCCCGAGCTGCTGACGCGTGACCATGTGGCGCGCTGCATCATGCGCGAGGTGCGCGCAGGCCGGGGGTCCCCGCACGGCGGCGTCTATCTCGACATCGCCTGGATCAAGGAGAAGATCCCCAACGCGGCGGACCACATCAAGAAGAAGCTGCCGAGCATGTATCATCAGTTCAAGCAGCTGGCCGACATCGACATCACGAAGGAAGCGATGGAGATCGGGCCGACGACGCATTACATGATGGGCGGCATCCGCGTCGACGGCGACACGCAGATGACCACGGTCGACGGGCTCTTCGCCGCAGGCGAATGTGCCGCCGGCCTGCACGGCGCCAATCGGCTCGGCGGCAATTCGCTTTCCGATCTGCTCGTCTTCGGCAAGCGCGCCGGCGAACATGCGGCCGCGTTTGCGGCGCAGCATCAGCCCGCGCGCATCGATCCGGCGGCGGTGGAGGCAGCGTCGGGCACGGCGCTGGCGCCGTTCGGGCGGAGCGGCGGCGAGCAGCCGTATCAGGTCCAGCACGAATTGCAGGGGATGATGCAGCAGCTGGTCGGCATCGTCCGGCGCGAGGACGATCTGCGCGACGCCCTCGACCGGCTCGGTGCGCTGCGTGAGCGCTCCGAGGCGGTCAGCGTGCCCGGCAATCGCGAGTACAACCCCGGCTGGCACACCGCGCTCGACCTCCCCAACCTCCTCACCGTCTCCGAAGCGATCGCGCGCGCGGCGCTGGAGCGGCGTGAGAGTCGCGGCGGGCATTTCCGCGACGACTATCCCGAGAAGGATCCCGCCGCCGCGGGGTACAACATCCTGGTGTCGCGCGGCGCCGACGGGACGATGCAACTGACCCGCCAGCCGGTGCCTCCGGTTCCCGTGGAACTGCAGCAGATCATCGAGGAGCAGAAATCGTGA